A window of the Burkholderia sp. 9120 genome harbors these coding sequences:
- a CDS encoding arginine deiminase, with translation MALGVHSEVGKLRTVMVCRPGLAHRRLTPANCGSLLFDDVIWVDRAIEDHAYFTAAMRERAIEVLEFGDLLTDVCANRVARDWILDRRIVEAEVGTGMLRELRKWLAEMRPERLAELLVGGVAKAELPFDARGLFGGYLEASDFVIQPLVNLIFQRDPSAWIYDGLVLSPMFWPARRKEGLLLDAIYHFHPRFSGVANMWWGDDPQHHYGAETLEGGDVMSIGQGVVLMGMGERSSPQAVTQLARRLFAANGARRLIACQLAKMRTSMHLDTIFSFLDIDLVSIYPEIADRIRCTSLYPGDVPGEVRYERHEQTFLQVVAGALGVHTLRVLTTGGDTYAAEREQWDDGNNVLALDRRVVLAYDRNTYTNQKMRDAGVNVIEVPGGELGRGRGGTHCLSCPVARDPVEL, from the coding sequence ATGGCCTTAGGCGTTCATTCTGAAGTCGGCAAGCTTCGCACCGTGATGGTGTGCCGCCCCGGACTGGCGCACCGACGGCTTACGCCTGCGAATTGCGGGTCATTGCTGTTCGACGACGTGATCTGGGTCGATCGGGCGATCGAAGATCACGCGTACTTCACAGCGGCGATGCGTGAGCGAGCCATCGAGGTTCTGGAATTCGGGGATTTGCTGACCGATGTGTGCGCCAATCGCGTCGCGCGCGACTGGATTCTGGACCGTCGCATCGTCGAGGCAGAAGTCGGGACCGGCATGTTGCGGGAGCTGCGTAAGTGGCTCGCGGAGATGCGTCCGGAACGGCTGGCCGAGTTGCTTGTTGGCGGCGTGGCGAAGGCCGAATTGCCGTTTGATGCGCGCGGTCTCTTCGGCGGATATCTCGAAGCTTCCGATTTCGTCATTCAACCGCTCGTCAACCTGATCTTTCAGCGAGATCCCAGCGCGTGGATCTACGATGGGCTCGTGCTTTCCCCGATGTTCTGGCCCGCACGTAGAAAAGAGGGATTGCTGCTCGATGCCATTTACCATTTTCACCCGCGTTTTTCAGGTGTGGCCAACATGTGGTGGGGTGACGACCCGCAACATCATTACGGCGCTGAAACGCTCGAAGGTGGCGATGTCATGTCGATCGGACAGGGCGTCGTGCTCATGGGAATGGGCGAGCGCTCCAGTCCTCAAGCCGTGACCCAATTAGCGCGCCGGCTGTTCGCTGCTAACGGCGCGCGGCGGCTGATTGCATGTCAACTGGCAAAGATGCGGACGTCGATGCATCTGGACACGATATTTTCGTTTCTGGATATCGATCTTGTCAGCATCTATCCGGAGATAGCAGACCGCATTCGTTGCACCAGTCTCTATCCGGGCGATGTGCCGGGCGAAGTTCGCTATGAACGTCATGAACAGACCTTCCTGCAAGTGGTGGCCGGCGCGCTCGGCGTGCACACGCTGCGAGTCCTGACGACCGGCGGGGACACTTACGCAGCCGAGCGTGAGCAATGGGACGACGGCAACAACGTACTCGCGCTCGACCGCCGGGTCGTCCTTGCCTACGACCGCAATACCTACACCAATCAGAAAATGCGGGATGCTGGCGTCAACGTGATCGAAGTCCCGGGCGGCGAACTTGGGCGAGGCCGCGGCGGTACGCATTGTCTGAGTTGCCCGGTCGCACGCGATCCCGTCGAACTTTAA
- a CDS encoding glycosyl hydrolase family 65 protein — MKSPEQLDQVMRPTADSSWIALEEGYDSLLERSHAARFAISNGFLGVRGARAIHRGGRWVANSRTLVAGLFDIAGEDPDIPRLALAPDWMKVRILLQGEPLIHHIDDATGQERILDMRRGAVIGKGCLSNASASGVKLRSFHIASLGQRAIGMQIIVLEIEQGGIEVTLEASIDAVDIGLLSDRAEHGLSVWRAESSGTRLAIATAVSLQIDRRLVPSTVCGLSQWSWKWTSSPGQVICLARTVAMTRAGKNDIDPARGAQEALESAQILGWPAVVAAHERAWETRWACSDVEVEGDPVAQRALRFALYHLNSAANPADEHVSIAARALTGDDYHGHVFWDTEIYLLPFYTLTWPQAARALLMYRFHTLGGARAKAAAMGWQGALYAWESADTGVETCPSQVVGPDRKLVDVNCGKQEQHISADIAYAVWQYWHITGDDAFLREAGAEILLETARFWASRATMESDGHCHIRGVIGPDEYHESIDDNAFTNVMARWNIRRAIETAALLRERWPESWRRLSGQLKLDEAELQRWGEVAEAIATGFDSNTGLFEQFAGFFTLEDIDVAAYAGRSVPIDVVLGRERTQRSQVVKQADVVALLALLPAEFPGGAAARNFEYYASRCGHGSSLSRATHGIVAARLGDAETALDFFRKTSAIDLDDRHAAMEGGVHIASLGGIWMMAVLGFAGLSFGSDHLALAPMLPAAWKSLSFTVQWRSRCLKIRISEPTAIVHIAMEAGDPMKILVNGEMFTLSRVAPLQVKIKTLADAVS, encoded by the coding sequence ATGAAAAGTCCTGAACAGTTAGATCAGGTGATGCGCCCAACCGCCGATTCGAGCTGGATCGCGCTGGAAGAAGGCTATGACTCTTTGCTTGAGCGTAGCCACGCCGCGCGCTTCGCAATCAGTAACGGCTTCCTGGGCGTGCGCGGCGCGCGGGCGATACACCGTGGCGGTCGGTGGGTAGCCAACTCGCGCACACTCGTAGCCGGACTGTTCGATATAGCCGGTGAAGACCCAGACATCCCGAGACTCGCCTTAGCGCCCGACTGGATGAAGGTCCGGATTCTGCTGCAAGGGGAACCTCTGATACACCACATCGACGACGCAACGGGGCAGGAGAGGATCCTCGACATGCGACGGGGCGCGGTTATAGGCAAGGGGTGCCTGTCGAATGCTTCTGCTTCAGGCGTTAAATTGCGGAGTTTCCATATTGCTTCTTTAGGCCAGCGAGCGATTGGAATGCAGATCATCGTGCTGGAGATCGAACAAGGCGGGATTGAGGTCACACTGGAAGCGTCGATCGATGCGGTGGATATCGGTCTATTGTCGGACCGGGCGGAACACGGTCTCAGCGTATGGCGCGCGGAATCCTCCGGTACACGCCTCGCGATCGCCACTGCAGTATCCCTGCAAATTGACCGGCGGCTTGTTCCTTCTACCGTATGCGGCCTGTCGCAATGGTCGTGGAAGTGGACGTCGAGCCCGGGGCAGGTTATATGTCTCGCGCGGACGGTGGCCATGACGCGCGCTGGCAAGAATGATATCGATCCTGCTCGTGGGGCACAGGAAGCCCTGGAGTCTGCGCAGATTCTGGGTTGGCCAGCCGTCGTAGCGGCGCATGAGCGGGCCTGGGAGACCCGCTGGGCATGCAGCGACGTCGAGGTTGAGGGCGATCCGGTCGCACAACGGGCTTTGCGATTCGCGTTGTACCACCTGAACAGCGCTGCCAATCCCGCCGACGAACATGTTTCGATCGCTGCGAGGGCGCTGACGGGCGACGACTACCACGGGCACGTCTTCTGGGACACGGAAATATATCTGCTGCCGTTCTACACGTTGACGTGGCCTCAGGCAGCACGAGCATTGTTGATGTATCGCTTTCATACGCTCGGCGGAGCACGCGCGAAAGCAGCGGCAATGGGCTGGCAGGGTGCGTTGTATGCCTGGGAATCGGCCGATACCGGTGTGGAGACGTGCCCCTCTCAAGTCGTCGGCCCTGATCGAAAGCTTGTGGATGTCAACTGCGGCAAGCAGGAACAACATATCAGCGCGGACATTGCGTACGCCGTCTGGCAATACTGGCATATCACCGGAGATGATGCGTTCCTGCGCGAGGCCGGCGCCGAGATTCTTCTGGAGACCGCCCGCTTCTGGGCAAGCCGCGCGACGATGGAATCGGATGGCCATTGTCATATTCGTGGCGTGATCGGACCTGATGAATATCACGAGTCGATCGACGACAACGCCTTTACTAACGTGATGGCACGTTGGAATATTCGGCGCGCCATTGAAACTGCTGCATTACTGCGTGAGCGCTGGCCGGAGAGTTGGCGACGCCTGTCAGGTCAACTGAAACTCGATGAGGCTGAACTACAGCGTTGGGGTGAGGTTGCAGAGGCGATCGCCACGGGCTTCGATTCGAACACCGGTCTGTTCGAGCAGTTTGCGGGATTTTTCACCCTCGAAGACATTGATGTTGCTGCCTATGCGGGCCGTTCAGTCCCAATCGACGTCGTACTTGGCCGCGAGCGTACCCAGCGATCCCAGGTTGTCAAGCAGGCAGATGTGGTAGCCCTGTTGGCGCTGCTGCCGGCGGAGTTTCCTGGCGGCGCCGCCGCAAGGAACTTCGAATATTACGCGTCGCGGTGCGGCCATGGCAGCTCTCTGAGCCGCGCCACGCACGGCATAGTCGCGGCCAGACTCGGTGACGCTGAGACCGCGCTCGATTTCTTTCGCAAGACCTCGGCCATCGATCTCGACGACAGGCACGCGGCCATGGAAGGTGGCGTGCACATTGCAAGTCTCGGTGGCATCTGGATGATGGCGGTCCTTGGTTTCGCTGGCCTATCGTTTGGTAGCGACCATCTGGCGCTGGCCCCGATGTTGCCTGCGGCGTGGAAGAGCCTTTCCTTTACGGTGCAGTGGCGCAGTCGTTGTCTGAAGATCAGGATATCGGAACCGACTGCGATTGTTCACATCGCCATGGAAGCGGGTGACCCAATGAAGATTCTGGTCAATGGAGAGATGTTCACACTTAGTCGCGTGGCGCCTCTTCAGGTAAAGATCAAAACGCTCGCCGACGCGGTCTCTTAA
- a CDS encoding HAD family phosphatase, with product MTGRQARAPTPPPHDTLSAGIFDVDGVLLASPHERAWREALKGFADEAKFTTAMYQSQVAGKPRLSGALAALQALGVPNAAQRAEAYAESKQRRLEVLIGTGAVSAFADALRFVNAVRALGFPIAVASSSKNANDMMRRIRLDDHHNLFDVFGANVCGRDLPAGKPDPAIFLLAAAELPAAPENCVVVEDAPAGIEAARAGGMAALGVARLDDAKSLWAAGANLVVSSLDEIDLDQLSRGRLYRRIYEKS from the coding sequence ATGACAGGTCGCCAAGCCCGCGCCCCCACGCCGCCCCCCCACGACACGTTGTCCGCCGGCATTTTTGATGTCGACGGCGTGCTGCTCGCGTCCCCTCACGAACGTGCCTGGCGCGAAGCACTCAAGGGCTTCGCCGATGAGGCGAAATTCACCACGGCGATGTACCAGTCCCAGGTGGCCGGAAAGCCGCGACTGAGTGGCGCGCTCGCAGCGCTGCAAGCGCTAGGGGTGCCGAACGCCGCGCAACGTGCTGAAGCCTATGCAGAGAGCAAGCAAAGGCGGTTGGAGGTGCTCATCGGCACCGGCGCCGTGTCGGCTTTTGCAGACGCGCTTCGTTTCGTGAATGCTGTGAGGGCACTCGGCTTTCCGATTGCCGTCGCGTCATCGTCGAAGAACGCTAACGACATGATGCGACGCATCCGGCTTGATGACCACCACAACCTCTTCGACGTATTTGGCGCCAATGTCTGCGGCCGGGATTTGCCTGCCGGCAAGCCGGATCCGGCGATATTCCTGCTCGCTGCCGCGGAGTTGCCGGCAGCGCCCGAGAACTGCGTCGTGGTCGAGGATGCGCCGGCTGGTATCGAGGCCGCCCGCGCGGGCGGAATGGCAGCACTTGGGGTCGCCCGGCTGGATGACGCGAAGTCGCTCTGGGCGGCGGGCGCCAATCTGGTCGTGAGCAGTCTGGACGAGATCGATCTCGATCAACTGTCTCGTGGAAGGCTTTACCGGCGGATCTATGAAAAGTCCTGA
- a CDS encoding BON domain-containing protein, protein MAVIYDDTKLQQAVLAELAWEPSVTAAHIGVTAVSGVVTLTGHVESFAEKHAAETAAARVKGVEAVAEEIEVRLGFDSQRSDNDIAAAVVNRLDWDVAVPRDAIKVKVENGWITLSGEVDWNFQRQAAVQDVRRLLGVVGVSNQIAIKAGVDVLQVRGNLMHALYRSWSDPQNITVTADGGTVRLTGTARTPHDRNLAAMTAWSTPGATAVVNDITIA, encoded by the coding sequence ATGGCAGTCATCTATGACGACACCAAGCTGCAACAGGCCGTCCTTGCAGAGCTTGCATGGGAGCCGAGTGTAACGGCTGCTCATATCGGTGTGACCGCAGTCTCTGGCGTTGTTACGCTAACCGGTCACGTCGAGAGCTTCGCGGAGAAACATGCGGCGGAAACGGCCGCCGCCCGCGTGAAGGGAGTCGAGGCAGTAGCCGAAGAAATTGAGGTCCGACTGGGTTTCGACTCACAGCGCAGCGATAACGATATCGCGGCAGCAGTGGTCAATCGACTTGACTGGGACGTCGCCGTACCAAGGGATGCAATCAAGGTGAAGGTCGAAAACGGCTGGATCACCCTGAGCGGAGAGGTAGACTGGAATTTCCAGAGACAGGCAGCCGTCCAGGACGTACGCAGACTGCTGGGGGTCGTCGGTGTGTCAAATCAGATCGCGATCAAAGCCGGGGTCGATGTTTTGCAGGTGCGCGGAAACCTCATGCACGCCCTTTATCGCTCCTGGTCCGACCCACAGAACATCACGGTAACCGCGGACGGTGGAACAGTGCGGCTGACCGGCACTGCCCGAACGCCGCATGATCGCAACCTTGCCGCGATGACCGCGTGGTCGACACCCGGGGCAACCGCGGTGGTGAATGACATTACGATCGCATAG